In the genome of Xyrauchen texanus isolate HMW12.3.18 chromosome 33, RBS_HiC_50CHRs, whole genome shotgun sequence, one region contains:
- the LOC127627171 gene encoding bifunctional heparan sulfate N-deacetylase/N-sulfotransferase 2-like codes for MAGVRKLARAVRHQGLHRLILALILFCLLSMAYLAYHVSAGPKIKEAPLPLPLGECVATSLVGGGQRTPLFLPSQVSQRRHQVRTVDNSRTEPVVLIFVESIYSQLGQEIVAILESSRFHYRTEIAPGKGDMPPLAWRGRGRYTLIVFENLLKYVNLDSWNRQLLDKYCQDYGVGIIGFYRANENSPSSAQLRGFPLFLRSNLPLWDYRVNPAAPLLYITKPNELEPGLLPADNWTTFLSNHSTYELVLLASPRPAEPNQVPTHSHQQRALLATVVQDLGLHDGIQRVFFGGNLSFWLHKLLFVDAVGYLTGRRLSLTLDRFLLVDVDDIFVGKEGTRMKVADVEALLHTQNKLRSLVPNFTFNLGFSGKFFHTGTDEEDEGDDTLLRHRQEFWWFPHMWSHMQPHLFHNVSVLAEQMRLNKQFAQEHGIPSDMGYAVAPHHSGVYPVHSQLYEAWKSVWGIKVTSTEEYPHLRPARYRRGFVHNAIQVLPRQTCGLFTHTIFYKDYPGGPQELDKSIRGGELFLTVLLNPVSIFMTHLSNYGNDRLGLYTFESLVRFVQCWTHLRLQTLPPVRLAHKYFQIFPDERDPLWQNPCHDKRHKDIWSKEKTCDRLPKFLVIGPQKTGTTALHSFLSLHPAITSSFPSTATFEEVQFFSGPNYQRGIDWYMDFFPVPSNASTDFLFEKSANYFDTETVPKRAAALLPRAKIITILISPADRAYSWYQHQRAHQDPVALNYTFHEVISAGPSSPTALLSLHHRCLQPGAYSIHVERWLHHYQSSQLLMVDGVQLRSSPAQVMDGIQKFLGVTPYYNYTQALTFDESKGFWCQRLEAGRTHCLGKSKGRKYPDMSQESRAFLSEYYREQNVDLLRLFKRLGQPLPIWLRDELHNASWS; via the exons ATGGCTGGCGTGAGGAAGTTGGCTCGAGCTGTCCGGCATCAAGGTCTCCACCGCTTGATCCTAGCGCTCATCCTCTTCTGCCTGCTCTCCATGGCCTATCTAGCTTACCACGTCAGTGCTGGACCCAAGATCAAGGAGGCCCCTTTGCCTCTCCCATTGGGGGAGTGTGTTGCTACATCATTAGTTGGTGGCGGGCAAAGGACTCCACTATTCTTGCCATCGCAAGTCAGCCAGAGGCGACACCAAGTAAGGACAGTTGACAACTCACGGACAGAGCCTGTGGTACTAATATTTGTCGAAAGCATCTATTCTCAACTCGGACAAGAGATTGTTGCCATTTTAGAGTCAAGCCGCTTTCATTACCGGACTGAAATCGCTCCAGGGAAGGGTGACATGCCTCCTTTAGCTTGGCGAGGTCGTGGGCGATACACGCTCATTGTCTTCGAGAACTTACTCAAGTATGTCAACTTGGACTCATGGAACCGCCAGTTACTGGATAAATACTGCCAAGACTATGGAGTGGGAATCATTGGCTTTTACCGTGCTAATGAAAACTCACCATCCAGTGCTCAGCTCAGAGGCTTCCCTTTATTCTTGCGTTCCAACCTACCACTTTGGGATTACAGAGTCAACCCTGCTGCCCCCCTGCTTTACATCACCAAACCTAATGAACTGGAACCTGGCCTTCTTCCTGCAGACAACTGGACCACCTTCCTGTCCAACCACAGCACCTATGAGCTAGTTCTATTAGCTAGCCCCAGACCAGCAGAACCCAATCAGGTCCCAACACACTCCCACCAACAGAGGGCACTGCTGGCTACGGTTGTCCAGGACCTAGGGCTTCATGATGGGATCCAACGGGTGTTCTTCGGTGGTAATTTGTCTTTTTGGCTGCACAAGCTGTTGTTCGTGGATGCTGTGGGTTATTTAACTGGTAGGCGATTGAGTCTGACATTGGACAGATTTTTGCTGGTGGACGTGGATGATATATTTGTTGGGAAGGAGGGGACACGCATGAAAGTAGCAGATGTGGAG GCACTGCTTCACACACAGAATAAACTTCGTTCTCTGGTTCCCAATTTTACCTTCAACCTGGGATTCTCTGGCAAATTTTTCCATACAG GTACAGATGAGGAAGACGAGGGTGATGATACTCTTCTCAGACACAGACAGGAGTTCTGGTGGTTTCCACACATGTGGAGTCACATGCAGCCTCATCTCTTCCACAACGTCAGCGTGCTCGCAGAACAAATGAGACTCAACAAGCAGTTTGCACAG GAGCACGGGATCCCCTCAGACATGGGCTATGCTGTTGCCCCCCATCACTCAGGTGTTTACCCTGTGCACAGTCAGCTTTATGAGGCCTGGAAGAGTGTGTGGGGCATCAAGGTGACCAGCACAGAAGAGTATCCTCATCTCAGGCCTGCCCGCTACCGCAGGGGCTTCGTACACAATGCCATACAG GTTCTCCCTCGGCAGACGTGTGggcttttcacacacacaatcttCTATAAAGATTATCCTGGAGGCCCTCAGGAGCTGGACAAAAGCATTCGTGGAGGAGAGCTCTTTCTTACAGTGCTGCTCAATCCG GTCAGTATATTCATGACTCACCTGTCGAATTATGGCAATGACCGACTGGGCTTGTACACCTTTGAGTCACTGGTGAGGTTTGTGCAGTGCTGGACTCACTTGCGCCTGCAGACTCTGCCGCCCGTCCGCCTCGCTCACAAATACTTCCAGATTTTCCCTGACGAGAGAGACCCCTTGTGGCAG AATCCATGTCATGACAAGAGACACAAAGACATTTGGTCCAAAGAAAAGACCTGTGACAGACTACCCAAGTTTCTAGTGATTGGCCCTCAGAAGACAG GTACTACTGCACTGCACTCATTTCTTTCCCTCCACCCTGCCATTACCAGCAGCTTCCCCAGCACTGCCACCTTTGAGGAGGTGCAGTTCTTCAGCGGACCAAACTACCAGCGTGGCATTGACTG GTATATGGATTTTTTCCCTGTACCCTCTAATGCGAGCACAGACTTCTTGTTTGAGAAGAGTGCAAACTACTTTGACACTGAGACTGTCCCAAAGAGAGCAGCTGCTCTGTTACCCAGAGCCAAAATTATCACCATACTCATCAGCCCCGCTGACCGGGCGTATTCCTGGTACCAG CATCAGAGGGCTCATCAGGACCCTGTGGCACTCAACTACACCTTTCATGAGGTGATCTCGGCAGGTCCCTCCTCTCCTACTGCTCTGCTGTCTCTGCATCATCGCTGTCTGCAGCCTGGAGCTTACAGCATCCATGTGGAGCGCTGGTTACACCACTACCAGTCCAGTCAG CTGCTGATGGTGGATGGTGTGCAGCTGCGCTCCAGTCCTGCTCAGGTGATGGATGGCATTCAGAAGTTCCTGGGAGTCACACCGTACTACAACTACACTCAAGCTCTCAC gtttgaTGAGAGTAAAGGTTTCTGGTGTCAGAGACTGGAGGCGGGTCGCACTCACTGTCTGGGAAAAAGCAAAGGAAGGAAATATCCAGACATGAGCCAGGAG TCGAGGGCGTTTCTGTCAGAATATTACCGTGAGCAGAACGTGGATTTACTCAGGCTGTTTAAACGTCTGGGGCAGCCTCTGCCCATCTGGCTCAGAGATGAACTGCACAATGCTAGCTGGAGCTGA